GCTCCAAAGTTCACTCCATCAAAGACAAAGGCCAATGTGTTGATTGGTTGTGTAGCAGCAACGAACTGCCGAGGGTATGACAGAAAATTCGGCTTAGTGACATTTGAAAATTCAGTaatgtttctatatatatatataaatataaatataaatgttttgAGACGAGTTAAAATTCATGACCcgaataacataataataagataaaaatttgatatgtTAGTTACTGTTATTACACGTGAAGAATGTTTCTTTTGCTAGGGATATTGGAGGTACCGGAATGCCAATGCCGATGAGGAGTATAACGTTTTTGTCATTTGAAAATATTCCAGATCCGAAGCGCAAGCCGAGTCCAACTACTACTGCGAGGCCCAGGCCTAGTACAAATCCCATCTGCAAAATGATACTTCTCAATGTTTTTAGGAGTTCATAAAAGGGAACAAGTATCTCGCAAGAGTTATAATGGCGGCCTTGTAAAAACGagttgaaatttttgaaaccgATCCCACTAGTGGAGATGTGGCAGAAATGGAAGAAAGGATTAAAGTAATTCTGTCTTGGGGGCTGTGAAGAAGTCATTGTAACTTGGAATCAAAATGGAGAGGAGGATGGGATCTTTCCTCCTGGAACTGATAAATGGTTACCTGTAGTACTCGAGCTGCCGCAGCCGTTGCTTTCTTATAGTCCTTCTCAGCAAATGCACAAGCAAGGATAGCCTAGAAATGTAGGGAAAGGACCTAGGTTACTGGATCTGGATGACACATTGATATATTTGTGACACAAAACATAAATGGGGATCAAGAACAGAAATTCATGATTAATTGAGAGGGGGAGAGATAGACCTGTCCAGCAACAGCCAAACCATCAGCAAGAAGGGACGATGTCATCCAGACCTGTAAGCAAATCTGAAATGCAGCCATAGGTGTAGAACCCAGCCTTGCAGCCATTGATGCTGCCAAGGTTACACAGAAAGTCACAGCTACTACCCTTGCCAATAATAAAAACCCTGTTCCAGAGAACAACAAAGTTAGAAAAGGAATAGAAGGGGCTTGGAAAGGGGCAAACAAGGAACGTGTTGAAGCATGAATTGGATTCCTTACCATTCTTAAGAAACCGACTGAGTTGCAAATCTTTGAGACTTGGAGGTAAGATATCCACTTTTTTCATTAGTTTACACAAGAGGATCAGTGAAATTAAGTATctgcataaaaatttaaaattatgagtaatcggAGAGACTGGTGGAAGATCTCGAGACTGGGAAAACTAAATAATTTCAATCATGATTTGAGACAAAATTAAATGTGCACTTTCTGTTGGATAGTTCTTGAATGTGACTTACTGAGAAAGAACGTGTGCAATGGCTGCACCAGTAACACCCAAACGGCAAGCAAAGATAAGAATAGGATCCAGTATTATATTCATAACATCTCCAGCAACTGCATGAGACAGAAACCCGGATGGGCAGAAGTTAGTTGCATTATCTACAAACCAAAAGCAACATAGCTCGTGGTGTTCCATTTCCTTGGTACATAGAAGCTGAGAACACAATATGTTTACTCTAAGAATATAACCAAGCATTGGTAACTTAAAAAATCAGACAATATTCCTTCCCAAACACTTGCACCACCCATAGAGTTCCTTCATCTAGAAACCAAATGGAAGGAAAAGATTATTCTGGAATCACCATATTGCATGCATATGatatttatagacttaaaaaAAGCCCATGATAAGAGTGCCCAAAGAAGTCTTGTGTCAGGTTTTAGGAAGAAAGGAGTCCAAATTACTCACATACAGGACATGTATTATCAAGCAAAAATGAGTTATAGGACTTCCAAATGAGATATTGAGACTTTTCCAATTATAACTGGTTTATTTCAAAGATCTGAATTGAGACCTTGCCTCTTTGCTCTCGTGATGGATAAACTCACAAATCACATCCAAAAAAGGTGCCTTAATGCATGTCATTTGCGATGAAGTTGTCTTGGTGGGTGAAACAAAATAAAGCATAAATATTAAGCTTGAATTATAAATGAACACCATATAATCCAAATGTTTCAAGTTGAGCAGGCTGAAGTTAAATATATGGAATGAAACTTCATTAAAAATggaagagtggatgatgttgtGCTGAAACTTAAAGATCAAACTTATTACTAGAAAAAAATCAGTTCAAATGTCTTGCATCAATTACTCAAGGCGGGAAGAATATTGAGAATGTTGCTCAGAGAATCAAAGCACGATGGTTAAAGTGAAGAAGTGCATCCAACATTTTATATGGCAGTTAAATCTACTCAAAGTTAAAATAGAAGTTTTACTACATGACTATATATGGCCATATTTGTTGTATGGattagaatgttgggcaattaAATACCAACATATGAAAGATATGAACATAACTAAAAAGAGGAGAAGTTACTAATAgataagtaaataataaatacaccAAAAAAGATTTTGTCTACCTGTGGCATATAAAGGGGTTTTGGTATCCTTGAATCCTCGAAAGACCCCTTGCATAGCCAGAGAGAGAAGAACAGCAGGAGCACCGAGTGAtcttaaagttaaatatttttgtgcTGGGATTAGCATGGGAGAGCCCTGTTCAGATAAAGAAAGGAAGCATTATTACTTCTTGCTTACAGCGGCACACAATTAAGAATGCACATAAAATGATGATCCAGATCTAATAGAGAACAAGTCAGTAATAgaagtatttttcttaaaaatatagaaGTGCATTACAAAATAGTCTTTGCCAAAATTTTGTGAGTAAATGTACTTAGAGTTGTATCGAAACACTCGAATTGTATCATAGTTGAATTTGGAGATGTTAAGAAGTCAAAGCTGCAGACAATTTGGAAATTGAAGGTCAACAAGAGAAAATTGGACAAGTACATATGACATAGTGGTCTACCTGAGCCTCACTCAGTGAAAATTTCTGAAATGCTAAGGAAAGCTATGGCAATTTTGTTGTAGTTCTCAAGCGTCCTGTTTTGATGCAGTGGTCTACCTGAGAGTTCTGTTTTTGAAAGatctcaaattaattatattatctcCCTTGCACGATTTATTCCATATTtgagtgtgtgtgtgatatCTCGCATAGAATGAGTCACAAATGCATGTGCATATGAGCAGGATAAGGTTTTGTTATCTCAAAGCAGTTCATTTAACAGCCAGTTAAGCAAACTTGTGATTTCCTGCTTTGGCTAGAATTCTGTTTTCTGGAAgatttcacatggatttggattgtaCTGCCTGAATCGGTATCAGAAAACCTGATAATGCCCAGGGAACCTAATGTAATGGATTAATGTGCCTTAAACATGCAATGGCTGAATTTGGTATCGCCCTTTCCTGAACAACTACTCCCAAAGCACTTCTAGCTTTTGTTATCTTATAGTTATGAACGAGTTAGTAAGTAAGGTTATGTTAAAATAATGCCCTTTCCCAAACATCATTGCACAGGATTATACTGCCGAAACAATATGTTAACTACTGCTGCTCTACATTTTCTAGAAACTCTTATGCACAATTCCAACTAAAACTCTGAAAAATTGTTTAGTATCCttctatatatgttttaacTATTGCAAAAATTATTCAAGATACATCTAAAACTCATCTACACTAAGACACAAGAGAAACAACTAAGGAAGCCATTAAGTGCAGAGAGGCAATGCCCATATGAAATAAAAGCAAAGAGGATACAGAAATTGTAAATGGAATACTTACAGATTTTACTCCCATGAAACTCAAAAGTGGTTTCACTAGACATATAAGGAATATGGTCTGAAGAAGGCCAAGTACACCACCCAAAAGAAGTGCAGTTGATGCTGAAGCAATATGGCgcttctcatttttcaacttgGTTGCACTAGGACAGTAACTGGTAACAGTTGGAGACTTGCACGCAGCTGTTTTAAAATCtgaggaagaaaaaaaggagTGTAATTGATGTTCCAAGTGATATTTTCATTCAGAATCAAATTTTCCTACAAGTTATCTGCCAGCTTAACTTCATAAGAACTTTAGCATGTGTTCCtattcaacaaaaattaaatacataaaaaaacttaatatgCACAATGATAATAACAACACAAAGGTCTAAGATTTTCTTGTCAATACCTTCTTCTGGCATCGACTCTTTTGTTCCACTCTCTGAGGTTGAACCCTTTTCCAAGTTCTCAAGCACATCATCTTCCAGCATCAATTGTTTCATCTCACTTGCTGAGGTTGAACCCTTTTCCAAGTTCTCAAGCACATCATCTTCCAGTATCAATTGTTTCATCTCATTGTTTTGGGCTGAAGTCTTTCCCACATTCTCTTCTTTGGAAGCTCCATCCCTTATCCGCCCAACAGTATCTTCTTCAGCAACAAAAGAGGTGGTAATACTAACAAGTGGAAATATGGTTATTTTTGAAGCTTGATTGAAAATAGCAATGGAAACTCCTACTGCAGCAAGCTGCACCGGACCTGCAagataatagaaaaaatttaaaagctcAATTTACTCCATAATTCGAATTCAAAAAGTTATCATAGGTCACAAAAGCTGATGGCTGGAGAATTAATCCATTGATAAACATTGACAAGTCGAAGAAATGCATATTTCTGTACATAGAAGGCCTTTTTGCTCCCATTTATCTGTATAAGATAGACACCCTCCTTGCAACTATAACACTCACAGAAGGCACCTAAGATGGAATAGATGACAACATCAAGGAGGCTCTTTTGTCAAAGGAGGTACTAGAGGTAGGATGTTAAGAAGGCATCTAAAATGGAATAGAAGACAGCATAAAGATCTGCAAAAAGTAAGTCCACCAAACAGAAAGGTTAAGAAGAGTCCAGATTCAAGAGAAGTTAGAACATTCGTTGAAAGTATGAGATCCTACCCTACAAGAGGAAAATATGTAAAGGCtgcaaaatgagtttttttttatgagagaCTGGCCAATAAAACATGCTACAGGAAACAGGGATGAATTGCCCTGAAAAATGGGGCAATCTAGAATATTGTATTTAGCTATTTTATTTTAGGTAAGTATTTAGCTAAAAACTTAGAACGTCCTCGTTGTTAATCCCTGTTAGGCAGAAAATACATGAAGCACCTTGCTGCAGAAACAAATAACCATAATGTGGGTTTCCAAACTTTTAGAGTTCGTTGAGAAAGCGAAACTACTATAGATCAAATAAAAGgcaattacattttcaataaaAGCAATACTTCAAAGTTCAGAACCACTGAACCAGTATTGTTAGCATTTTGTTGGTATGATATGACCTATATCTGCTTTTAGTCATTGATTCTATAGCCTGATTAGAAAGTACATCATCAAAAGGCAGTTCACTGTTTGACAGAcccaaaaccaaaacaaaaaagggAAGGCAGAACATGACAGCAAATTGCTACTGTTGCATCCTTGGCTCACCAAAGAAATGCAGCTGAGGGGAGATATGAATTCTATATGATTAGCATCTCCTAATCAAACTTACCCTGTACAGAGGTTAAATTAACTCAAGAAATTACTAAATGTAGGAGCAATAAAGAAAACttcacaaatatataaaatatgccAGACCTAGACGGCCAACAAATGCTGTGTCAATTAGAGAAGCAATTGGATCAGCAGCTAAGGCAAGGGCTGCAGGGAAAGCAATCTTCATTATCTCCAGCCCAAGTGCATCCAACTTGAAAACAGATCTGACAGATATTTCAAATACAAGAATGAGCTGTTTCAATCAAATTCATTTCCCTACTTCATTTTGCAAACTTATaaacaaaggaaaataataggCCAATCAAATCTCAGTTGCGCTGCCTGATTGTATGAATATCATCCATTTAAGAAAGAAATGTGTTTCCTATAAACCTAAAAATTATTCTGCATCATAAGTAGTAGAACTTGAAACCAGGGTTATATTTACAAATTCAATATCATATAGAAATACCTAGCATCgctgaagaaaacaaagagTGGGAATTTCCACTTCCTTTCCTGGAGAGGTAGATTATTATCCTCAGCCATGACCAagtaaagagaaattttatCACCAATTAAGCACTTTTAATGCAGCTGATTCAACCTACTTTTGGTGACATGCCAAAACAGCAATTCTCAAAGGCCTCAACCTGGATCCTGTAGGAAGCACGATAAATTAGTATGCGCCACAATAGAACCATGAAATATAAGAACGATCTTACTCAACAAAGAAAAAAGGCTCATGACAAAGTGTACTCGTATCATCAGATCATGAAAGGTTTAAGTCATGAAAAGCAAAAATTTATATCCCAGTCCAGGATTCAGGATAATGGGGGCTATGGAAATATGACCAATTCAACCAGTCAGTCAATGAAGCAATGATCAAAAGCAATGTTGATAACTTGATATGAGTTGAAAAACTAACCTTCTTGACTGAGGAGTAAAGTGTAAAGATACCAGAACAGTTTATTGGaccaaaaaagataaaatatgtatGCCATACAAGTAACTTGAAGAGCATTTAAAGGCTACTTCTCAATTAAGTCACAGTATAAACCTCCCCCAGTTCTGGAAGATTACATACCGTCAATTCAGGCCCATCTCTATAATCTAATATCATGCAATATTATAGTAGTTTGCAGACTTTGCCGGCAAACATAGACACCTACCGaacgagaaaaagaaaaataaggcaAAAATCTCTCCAAATCACAGGAAAGTTTGACAGCCTACCAACAAAAATTCAGTCATCCACTACTCACTTTGTTCTAACTAAAGAAAATATCActtattttcccaaaattagACCACGGATAATCACAACGCAGAATCGGGCACGCTGATTAGTAAAGTTAGGAGCATGGCGAGGACAAAGTTGTCAGGAAGGCACCGGATGCACTTTCCTCAGTTCTATACTCCCCTAATAGCGTTCTAGCAACAATCTTTAATTCACGTGCAAACAAACCTTAAAACTGTATAATTCAACATTGACGCAACCAGAATTATAAAATAGACCAACGAGCTGTCCGTGAATGTACGAGCCTGTCTTCGTCACAGATATTCGTCCCGTCTCTTGCATAGACGAACCCGCGAGAGTAGGATGCAAGTAATAAAATATTGTCTCATGCAATCCAACCAATCCTCAAAAGTCCCACAAAGAAACGAATTCGAGAATTCAGAGAAGAAAACATCATAGAGACATTTCGGAATGCATAAAGAATAAACAAATTATCCAGCTAGAAACTCCATCCCAATGATCTAGGATTGCCAAATGTCCATTAGTAGTCAAACTGACCATAAAGTTGGAAAAAGCCCCGATACTAACAACAATATATTGTATACCTTGAATTCGGGAGCTTCCACGCACGTTCCTCGTCAcattaccccccccccccccaacttaaCTTTTTCCAGAAAACTAAAGTTCTTCACTGCCCCAGATGAGCCTGTTCAGATGCTCGTCGCCAGTGGTAACCCAATCCACATGTCTTATGCGATAACGATGATTACAGATACCGAAAAGCGCCAAATGAATCGATCGCTCACCGCGTGAACTCCTAGGAGTGTGAAAGGGAATGAGAAACCGGAATTTGCGATTGCCGCAAGAGTCTTGGTCCATACCCGAGCGACACTTGTCGAAGATTAATTTGGGTTAGGTTTGTTAAATTGTCGAATCGTTTGGGAATCCGTGTCAATGGCAAAGTCCCGTGTGTAACTTTTCCGACAGACTGAAGCCTTTCCTGCCTGCAGATGATTGTGTCCGCCATTGAAGCAGGCTTTGGTCCAGGCAGATTGAACAGTGACACTGAAGACTCAATTTTGAGGAAAGAAATTcggaaaaagagaaagaaaaggaggaggagagggagagggagagggagagggagaggaggcCTGACGCAGGGCAACCATTGAAGCTCGAACACTGCCAAGGCTTTGAGACAAAGCAGGAATCTTTCTGTTTATCTTCTTCTGTGACTCAGAGTCAGTCAAGCCAATATCGTTCGTTTGATACCTCACTGGTTCTCGTCTGTTCcaccattttcctttttttttttatattaactttttaaaaaataataaaattacttacAAAAATAATGGTATAT
This window of the Diospyros lotus cultivar Yz01 chromosome 5, ASM1463336v1, whole genome shotgun sequence genome carries:
- the LOC127801852 gene encoding protein DETOXIFICATION 43 isoform X2 is translated as MSLFSLIQVEAFENCCFGMSPKERKWKFPLFVFFSDARSVFKLDALGLEIMKIAFPAALALAADPIASLIDTAFVGRLGPVQLAAVGVSIAIFNQASKITIFPLVSITTSFVAEEDTVGRIRDGASKEENVGKTSAQNNEMKQLILEDDVLENLEKGSTSASEMKQLMLEDDVLENLEKGSTSESGTKESMPEEDFKTAACKSPTVTSYCPSATKLKNEKRHIASASTALLLGGVLGLLQTIFLICLVKPLLSFMGVKSGSPMLIPAQKYLTLRSLGAPAVLLSLAMQGVFRGFKDTKTPLYATVAGDVMNIILDPILIFACRLGVTGAAIAHVLSQYLISLILLCKLMKKVDILPPSLKDLQLSRFLKNGFLLLARVVAVTFCVTLAASMAARLGSTPMAAFQICLQVWMTSSLLADGLAVAGQAILACAFAEKDYKKATAAAARVLQMGFVLGLGLAVVVGLGLRFGSGIFSNDKNVILLIGIGIPFVAATQPINTLAFVFDGVNFGASDFAYSAYSMVLVAGVSIASLFLLSRSHGYVGIWIALVIYMGLRALAGVWRMGTGTGPWRFLRRGQSDTVKL
- the LOC127801852 gene encoding protein DETOXIFICATION 43 isoform X1, whose product is MEHREGRRVLKGLKVGKLEIKEELRGSTELKRIQVEAFENCCFGMSPKERKWKFPLFVFFSDARSVFKLDALGLEIMKIAFPAALALAADPIASLIDTAFVGRLGPVQLAAVGVSIAIFNQASKITIFPLVSITTSFVAEEDTVGRIRDGASKEENVGKTSAQNNEMKQLILEDDVLENLEKGSTSASEMKQLMLEDDVLENLEKGSTSESGTKESMPEEDFKTAACKSPTVTSYCPSATKLKNEKRHIASASTALLLGGVLGLLQTIFLICLVKPLLSFMGVKSGSPMLIPAQKYLTLRSLGAPAVLLSLAMQGVFRGFKDTKTPLYATVAGDVMNIILDPILIFACRLGVTGAAIAHVLSQYLISLILLCKLMKKVDILPPSLKDLQLSRFLKNGFLLLARVVAVTFCVTLAASMAARLGSTPMAAFQICLQVWMTSSLLADGLAVAGQAILACAFAEKDYKKATAAAARVLQMGFVLGLGLAVVVGLGLRFGSGIFSNDKNVILLIGIGIPFVAATQPINTLAFVFDGVNFGASDFAYSAYSMVLVAGVSIASLFLLSRSHGYVGIWIALVIYMGLRALAGVWRMGTGTGPWRFLRRGQSDTVKL
- the LOC127801852 gene encoding protein DETOXIFICATION 43 isoform X4 translates to MAEDNNLPLQERKWKFPLFVFFSDARSVFKLDALGLEIMKIAFPAALALAADPIASLIDTAFVGRLGPVQLAAVGVSIAIFNQASKITIFPLVSITTSFVAEEDTVGRIRDGASKEENVGKTSAQNNEMKQLILEDDVLENLEKGSTSASEMKQLMLEDDVLENLEKGSTSESGTKESMPEEDFKTAACKSPTVTSYCPSATKLKNEKRHIASASTALLLGGVLGLLQTIFLICLVKPLLSFMGVKSGSPMLIPAQKYLTLRSLGAPAVLLSLAMQGVFRGFKDTKTPLYATVAGDVMNIILDPILIFACRLGVTGAAIAHVLSQYLISLILLCKLMKKVDILPPSLKDLQLSRFLKNGFLLLARVVAVTFCVTLAASMAARLGSTPMAAFQICLQVWMTSSLLADGLAVAGQAILACAFAEKDYKKATAAAARVLQMGFVLGLGLAVVVGLGLRFGSGIFSNDKNVILLIGIGIPFVAATQPINTLAFVFDGVNFGASDFAYSAYSMVLVAGVSIASLFLLSRSHGYVGIWIALVIYMGLRALAGVWRMGTGTGPWRFLRRGQSDTVKL
- the LOC127801852 gene encoding protein DETOXIFICATION 43 isoform X5, with protein sequence MSPKERKWKFPLFVFFSDARSVFKLDALGLEIMKIAFPAALALAADPIASLIDTAFVGRLGPVQLAAVGVSIAIFNQASKITIFPLVSITTSFVAEEDTVGRIRDGASKEENVGKTSAQNNEMKQLILEDDVLENLEKGSTSASEMKQLMLEDDVLENLEKGSTSESGTKESMPEEDFKTAACKSPTVTSYCPSATKLKNEKRHIASASTALLLGGVLGLLQTIFLICLVKPLLSFMGVKSGSPMLIPAQKYLTLRSLGAPAVLLSLAMQGVFRGFKDTKTPLYATVAGDVMNIILDPILIFACRLGVTGAAIAHVLSQYLISLILLCKLMKKVDILPPSLKDLQLSRFLKNGFLLLARVVAVTFCVTLAASMAARLGSTPMAAFQICLQVWMTSSLLADGLAVAGQAILACAFAEKDYKKATAAAARVLQMGFVLGLGLAVVVGLGLRFGSGIFSNDKNVILLIGIGIPFVAATQPINTLAFVFDGVNFGASDFAYSAYSMVLVAGVSIASLFLLSRSHGYVGIWIALVIYMGLRALAGVWRMGTGTGPWRFLRRGQSDTVKL
- the LOC127801852 gene encoding protein DETOXIFICATION 43 isoform X3 — protein: MLNYTVLRIQVEAFENCCFGMSPKERKWKFPLFVFFSDARSVFKLDALGLEIMKIAFPAALALAADPIASLIDTAFVGRLGPVQLAAVGVSIAIFNQASKITIFPLVSITTSFVAEEDTVGRIRDGASKEENVGKTSAQNNEMKQLILEDDVLENLEKGSTSASEMKQLMLEDDVLENLEKGSTSESGTKESMPEEDFKTAACKSPTVTSYCPSATKLKNEKRHIASASTALLLGGVLGLLQTIFLICLVKPLLSFMGVKSGSPMLIPAQKYLTLRSLGAPAVLLSLAMQGVFRGFKDTKTPLYATVAGDVMNIILDPILIFACRLGVTGAAIAHVLSQYLISLILLCKLMKKVDILPPSLKDLQLSRFLKNGFLLLARVVAVTFCVTLAASMAARLGSTPMAAFQICLQVWMTSSLLADGLAVAGQAILACAFAEKDYKKATAAAARVLQMGFVLGLGLAVVVGLGLRFGSGIFSNDKNVILLIGIGIPFVAATQPINTLAFVFDGVNFGASDFAYSAYSMVLVAGVSIASLFLLSRSHGYVGIWIALVIYMGLRALAGVWRMGTGTGPWRFLRRGQSDTVKL